A genomic window from Candidatus Methylacidiphilum fumarolicum includes:
- a CDS encoding amylo-alpha-1,6-glucosidase has protein sequence MESKIIGLKNGKDFIQIGDTYYVRVCSPFADDRTRVLKHKETFGVFDRRGDIQPLGLGDQGLYYRGTRHLNESVLFIEKSYPLFLSSTIREDNAMFTIDLSNPEIEKEGKIIRQQTLLITRSKFIWESCLYEEICVCNYGEVPVQVILLFKFNADFVDLFEVRGTKRKKRGNLLDPVLTEQSVLFQYLGLDNILRQTLLFFDPKPINLCATSAAVSLELIPRKEVLIHLSVECFQSHEKRAFPSFLSYKEASNKSIEAYKESEKKWCKIWTSNSQFNGWINRSLSDLLMLITETPQGPFPYAGVPWFCTPFGRDGIITTLECLWLAPELGKGVLSFLAANQAKDFDIEADAEPGKILHETREGEMANLGEIPFRKYYGSIDATCLFLLLAAEYYQRTADRKFIEEIWPSIELALLWIDRYGDVDGDGFVEYRRRSSRGLTNQGWKDSFDSVFQKDGSFPVGPIALCEVQGFVFAAKKKIAYLASVLGQISLHDRLLKEAEILKEKFEKEFWVEELSSYALALDGRKEKCKVLASNAGLCLYTGIAKQDKAELIGKLLMSDKFFTGWGIRTVASTEIRYNPISYHNGSVWPFDTAFIAAGMMSYGMKEMAINLFKGLFEATLFFDLQRLPELFGGIAKRGQEGPTLYPVACAPHAWSSGAVFLLLQSAIGLKIDATKNLVIFEEPRLPDFLDKVIILNLKVGDWRIDVELSRYPHNVGVRLLKKEGEVKLIVID, from the coding sequence ATGGAGAGTAAAATTATAGGTTTAAAAAATGGAAAAGATTTTATTCAGATTGGTGATACGTACTATGTTAGGGTGTGTTCTCCTTTTGCAGATGATCGTACGCGAGTTTTGAAACACAAAGAAACTTTTGGAGTTTTTGATCGGCGAGGAGATATCCAACCCTTGGGGTTAGGAGATCAGGGACTTTATTATCGGGGCACAAGACACCTTAATGAAAGTGTTCTATTCATTGAAAAAAGCTATCCTCTTTTTCTCAGTTCGACGATTCGAGAAGATAATGCGATGTTTACTATTGATTTGTCTAATCCGGAGATAGAAAAAGAGGGAAAGATTATACGACAGCAAACCTTGCTCATTACTCGTTCGAAGTTTATTTGGGAGTCATGCCTTTATGAAGAAATTTGTGTCTGTAATTATGGAGAAGTTCCAGTTCAAGTCATACTTTTGTTTAAATTTAATGCTGATTTTGTCGATCTGTTTGAAGTACGAGGAACGAAAAGAAAAAAAAGAGGAAACTTATTGGATCCAGTGCTTACTGAGCAAAGCGTTCTTTTTCAATATCTTGGCTTAGATAATATTTTGCGTCAGACCCTACTTTTTTTCGATCCCAAACCTATAAATCTTTGTGCTACGTCAGCAGCTGTATCTTTAGAACTTATCCCAAGAAAAGAAGTGCTCATTCATTTATCCGTTGAATGTTTTCAAAGCCATGAAAAGAGAGCTTTCCCTTCTTTTTTGAGCTATAAAGAAGCTTCCAATAAATCGATTGAGGCTTACAAAGAATCAGAGAAAAAGTGGTGCAAAATATGGACCTCTAACAGCCAATTCAATGGGTGGATTAATCGATCTCTGTCGGATCTTTTGATGTTAATAACAGAAACTCCACAAGGTCCATTTCCGTACGCTGGGGTACCTTGGTTTTGTACACCATTTGGCAGAGATGGGATTATTACAACCCTTGAATGCCTTTGGTTGGCTCCTGAACTTGGAAAAGGGGTCTTGTCATTTCTTGCGGCCAATCAAGCAAAAGACTTTGATATTGAAGCGGATGCAGAGCCAGGAAAAATTTTGCATGAAACAAGAGAAGGAGAAATGGCCAATCTGGGCGAGATTCCTTTTCGTAAATATTACGGAAGCATTGATGCAACCTGTCTCTTTCTTCTTCTTGCTGCTGAATATTATCAGCGGACCGCGGACAGAAAATTTATAGAAGAAATCTGGCCAAGTATAGAACTGGCTCTTCTCTGGATTGATCGCTATGGTGATGTCGATGGCGATGGTTTTGTGGAATATCGAAGAAGAAGTTCAAGAGGGCTAACAAATCAAGGCTGGAAAGATTCTTTTGATTCTGTATTCCAGAAGGATGGTTCATTTCCTGTAGGTCCAATTGCATTATGTGAAGTGCAGGGGTTCGTTTTTGCCGCAAAGAAAAAAATTGCTTATCTTGCTTCTGTTTTAGGTCAGATCTCGCTGCATGACAGGCTACTAAAGGAAGCTGAAATATTGAAAGAAAAATTCGAAAAGGAATTTTGGGTCGAAGAACTTTCTTCTTATGCACTGGCCTTAGACGGACGAAAAGAAAAATGTAAGGTTCTTGCTTCAAATGCTGGCCTCTGCCTGTATACAGGGATTGCCAAACAAGATAAAGCTGAGCTAATTGGCAAGCTTCTTATGAGCGATAAGTTTTTTACAGGTTGGGGCATCCGTACTGTGGCTTCTACAGAAATACGCTACAATCCTATTTCCTATCACAATGGTTCGGTATGGCCTTTTGATACTGCTTTTATTGCTGCCGGAATGATGTCCTACGGAATGAAAGAGATGGCTATAAACCTTTTTAAAGGACTTTTTGAAGCTACCCTTTTTTTCGACCTTCAACGGTTACCTGAACTTTTTGGAGGGATAGCTAAGAGAGGCCAAGAAGGACCAACACTTTATCCTGTTGCCTGTGCACCCCATGCGTGGTCCAGTGGGGCTGTCTTTTTGCTTTTACAATCAGCCATTGGATTGAAAATTGACGCCACCAAAAATTTAGTGATTTTTGAGGAACCAAGACTACCTGACTTTCTGGATAAAGTCATTATTCTAAACTTAAAGGTGGGTGATTGGAGAATCGATGTTGAACTGTCACGTTATCCACATAATGTAGGGGTGAGACTTCTCAAAAAAGAAGGTGAGGTGAAACTCATTGTTATCGATTGA
- the aceA gene encoding isocitrate lyase yields the protein MPSLVEKISEEWACSDRWKGIKRAYTAADVVRLSGSLSIEYTLARHGATLLWELLHDKEPVIALGAVTGMQAVQMVKAGLKAIYCSGWQIAADANLAQETYPDFSLYPSNSMPLLVKRINASLRRADAIDFAENKKDINYFVPIVVDGEAGFGGALNAFELTKWLIEAGVAAVHFEDQLPSAKKCGHMRSKVLVPTREALQKLIAARLASDILGVSTIIIARTDADGASFLSSDVDERDREFIKRRTEEGFFEIQGGLDLAIARALVFAPYVDILWFESSKPDLLSAQRFAEAIHRTFPGKLLAYNCSPSFYWKEYMKEEQIASFHNRLASWGYKLQVISLAGFHSLSYGMFTMAKEIKEKGLVAYSLFQEKEKEAQQEGYTALSHQHEVGASYFELIYNTIVDKI from the coding sequence ATGCCTTCCCTAGTTGAAAAAATATCGGAAGAATGGGCTTGTTCAGATCGATGGAAAGGGATCAAAAGAGCCTATACAGCAGCAGATGTTGTAAGACTTTCAGGATCGCTTTCTATTGAATATACTCTTGCTAGGCATGGAGCAACACTACTTTGGGAACTTCTCCATGACAAAGAACCAGTTATTGCTCTTGGAGCTGTAACAGGCATGCAAGCTGTTCAGATGGTCAAAGCAGGACTTAAAGCTATTTATTGCTCGGGCTGGCAGATCGCTGCTGATGCTAATTTGGCTCAAGAGACATATCCCGATTTTTCTCTTTATCCTTCTAATTCCATGCCTTTACTTGTAAAAAGGATCAATGCTTCATTGAGAAGAGCCGATGCGATTGACTTTGCCGAAAACAAAAAAGACATCAATTATTTTGTGCCGATTGTTGTTGATGGGGAAGCTGGATTTGGAGGGGCATTGAATGCTTTCGAGTTGACAAAATGGTTAATTGAAGCAGGAGTGGCTGCGGTGCATTTTGAAGATCAGCTTCCTTCGGCTAAGAAGTGCGGACACATGCGTTCTAAGGTATTGGTTCCGACTCGAGAGGCTTTACAAAAACTGATAGCTGCACGGCTTGCCTCAGATATATTGGGAGTGAGCACCATTATTATAGCACGGACGGATGCCGATGGGGCTTCTTTTTTGTCTTCGGATGTGGATGAAAGGGATCGAGAATTTATAAAGCGGAGAACCGAAGAAGGATTTTTTGAAATTCAAGGAGGATTGGACTTAGCAATAGCTCGCGCACTGGTTTTTGCTCCTTATGTGGACATATTATGGTTTGAGAGCTCAAAGCCCGATTTATTGTCTGCCCAACGATTTGCTGAAGCTATCCATAGAACCTTTCCAGGGAAGTTACTTGCTTATAATTGTTCTCCATCTTTTTATTGGAAAGAATACATGAAAGAAGAACAGATAGCATCTTTTCACAATAGGTTGGCTTCCTGGGGCTATAAATTACAAGTGATTTCTTTGGCCGGTTTTCATTCGCTCAGTTATGGAATGTTTACAATGGCCAAGGAAATTAAAGAAAAAGGCTTGGTAGCTTATTCTTTATTTCAAGAAAAGGAAAAAGAAGCGCAACAGGAGGGATATACTGCTCTCAGTCACCAACATGAAGTCGGAGCAAGCTATTTTGAACTGATTTATAATACCATTGTGGATAAGATATAA
- a CDS encoding malate synthase, protein MSIYSAPSGVTIVGSYHKEWEKILSYEALRFVASLHRQFDALRLELLERRKKIQKALDNNSLSLNFLSETRLIREGKWEIAALPQNLQERKVEILGTASLDFLKDAVQSGANGIIIDLEDSLSPTWENIIESQISLFDFLRQKNDSHTSYQPLLHVRPRGMHLLEKHVHVDGKPLAASLFDFGLYVFHNAKLLVERQSGPFFYVPKIENFYEAEFWSSLFSFTENALSLPSGSIRATVIIETITAVFEMEEILHSMKNHAWALSVDPRDYVFSVIKKFRRSREALMPDRSEITMDANFLQAYRMLLVKTCRKRRALAIGGVSLLEPSVMYEDAELFEKIKFEKERDIALGMDGCIVNHPKLVPVVRDAFKNVSRKATTDAKVLSESIIVQPEALLNFKIPEAITESGVRNNISLLFMYLSSWLSGHGAVDIFNLKEDISSAEIARSQLWQWVHLEAEMDSEIPLDNELFLCWKTEEKELLKHLPFLDQVDRVIEEVVLTKDFVEFLTLITYEYL, encoded by the coding sequence ATGAGTATTTATTCAGCACCTTCAGGAGTAACGATTGTAGGTTCCTATCATAAGGAATGGGAAAAAATCCTTAGTTATGAAGCGCTCCGTTTTGTTGCTTCTCTTCATAGGCAGTTTGATGCCTTGCGCTTGGAACTACTGGAAAGAAGAAAAAAAATACAGAAAGCCTTAGATAATAATAGCCTTTCTTTAAACTTTCTTTCAGAAACTCGTCTAATTCGTGAAGGTAAATGGGAAATAGCTGCGTTGCCTCAAAACTTGCAAGAGAGAAAAGTTGAGATTCTGGGAACGGCTTCTTTAGACTTTCTGAAAGATGCTGTGCAGTCAGGTGCTAATGGAATCATTATTGATTTAGAAGATTCTTTATCGCCAACCTGGGAAAATATCATCGAAAGCCAGATCTCCTTGTTCGACTTCTTAAGGCAAAAAAATGATAGCCATACAAGCTATCAGCCTCTTCTTCACGTCAGACCTAGAGGAATGCATCTTTTAGAAAAACATGTTCATGTAGATGGCAAACCCCTTGCGGCGAGTCTTTTTGATTTTGGTCTCTATGTATTTCACAATGCCAAACTGCTTGTAGAAAGACAAAGTGGGCCTTTTTTTTATGTTCCGAAAATAGAAAATTTTTATGAGGCCGAATTTTGGTCCTCTCTTTTTTCGTTTACTGAAAACGCTCTTTCTCTTCCTTCTGGGAGTATACGGGCAACTGTCATCATAGAGACTATTACGGCTGTTTTTGAAATGGAAGAAATCCTTCATTCAATGAAAAACCATGCCTGGGCTTTGAGCGTAGACCCACGAGATTATGTTTTCAGTGTCATAAAGAAATTTCGGAGGAGTAGAGAAGCACTTATGCCCGACAGGTCGGAAATTACAATGGATGCAAACTTCCTGCAAGCCTATAGGATGCTTCTTGTGAAGACCTGTCGTAAAAGAAGAGCTCTTGCCATTGGAGGAGTCTCTCTGTTAGAACCATCAGTAATGTATGAGGATGCAGAGCTCTTCGAAAAAATAAAGTTCGAAAAAGAAAGAGATATTGCTCTTGGAATGGATGGTTGTATTGTTAATCATCCAAAGCTTGTTCCTGTGGTAAGAGACGCTTTTAAAAATGTTTCAAGAAAAGCTACTACGGACGCAAAGGTACTTTCAGAAAGCATCATAGTGCAACCGGAGGCTTTGCTTAATTTTAAGATCCCTGAGGCAATTACTGAATCTGGTGTTAGAAACAATATTAGCCTTCTTTTCATGTATCTTTCTTCCTGGCTTTCTGGTCATGGAGCCGTAGATATTTTTAATCTTAAGGAAGATATTTCTTCTGCTGAAATTGCTCGCAGTCAGTTGTGGCAATGGGTTCATTTGGAAGCTGAGATGGATAGCGAAATTCCTTTAGACAATGAACTTTTTCTATGCTGGAAAACAGAAGAAAAAGAGCTACTCAAGCATCTTCCTTTTTTAGATCAAGTGGATCGAGTGATTGAAGAAGTTGTGTTAACAAAAGATTTCGTAGAGTTTTTGACACTCATTACTTACGAGTATTTATAA